One Pieris brassicae chromosome 11, ilPieBrab1.1, whole genome shotgun sequence DNA window includes the following coding sequences:
- the LOC123716189 gene encoding uncharacterized protein LOC123716189 has translation MKSLIIILSIATFACGVQYNGLRVKFGWSDALVDKEYFYNIPRTIAQAEKEGWRRIERPPGPLPELRLYCPSDRYVCPLFDTAGFVAGLQIAFPVDEFESPTIKPEKRFVKWRAPATDSEPARDYWTATHYYVSAESLKAGAGPTVENGATLQDGGVWVSDLEGQLIRIPSTEAELNTTLFKKQNCIPNMGTHYHWNMTPEKNCDDILQWFALTSKSDLIGVGFQFFADLPPTPAGKRDWFERYTEKNPSSYEMVIPFAPKCYLDYASKYNGIGLHVYFIDDPWNIRCEPGDSAKSVPVLDRVKLNGARYANKMYDEVKSYFS, from the exons ATGAagagtttaataattatcctCTCAATCGCAACTTTTGCTTGTG gtgTCCAGTACAATGGACTAAGAG TAAAATTCGGCTGGTCAGATGCGCTGGTGGACAAAGAGTACTTCTACAATATCCCCAGAACGATCGCTCAAGCGGAAAAAGAAGGTTGGCGAAGGATTGAGAGACCACCAGGCCCTCTGCCCGAGTTAAGGCTATATTGCCCCTCTGATAGATACGTATGCCCCCTATTTGACACCGCTGGATTCGTCGCTGGATTGCAAATCGCT TTCCCGGTGGATGAGTTCGAATCTCCAACCATAAAACCCGAGAAGAGATTCGTGAAATGGCGTGCTCCAGCTACGGATTCCGAACCAGCTAGAGACTACTGGACGGCCACACATTATTATGTCTCTGCAG aatctCTGAAAGCGGGCGCGGGTCCTACAGTAGAGAACGGTGCGACATTGCAAGATGGCGGTGTATGGGTTAGTGACCTTGAAGGACAACTCATCAGGATCCCAAGTACCGAAGCCGAGCTGAACACGACCTTGTTTAAGAAACAAAACTGCATTCCCAATATGG GAACTCATTATCACTGGAACATGACCCCCGAAAAGAACTGTGATGATATTCTGCAGTGGTTCGCGTTGACCAGCAAATCAGACCTCATCGGAGTGGGCTTTCAGTTCTTCGCCGACCTTCCACCCACGCCTGCTGGCAAACGGGACTGGTTCGAGCGTTACACAGAAAAGAATCCCTCAAGC TACGAGATGGTGATTCCATTTGCACCCAAATGCTACCTCGATTACGCCTCAAAGTATAATGGTATTGGTCTTCACGTCTACTTCATTGATGACCCGTGGAACATTCGTTGCGA GCCCGGAGATTCAGCAAAGTCTGTACCTGTCCTGGATCGAGTAAAGCTGAATGGTGCAAGATACGCGAACAAGATGTACGACGAAGtgaaaagttatttttcatga
- the LOC123716698 gene encoding uncharacterized protein LOC123716698, whose protein sequence is MNRLLLVLAVIALGCSGTEGARLRGLRVKFNIGLRPGTDFFFDVPRTTLNAIFNGWSVTQGTANIPNSNLTLYCATDRILCAFYDTTDRIAGLQIAHDQSEFSNNPYDWATQGHSLWTPPVSFGQRRRTYWVTQIFFISPETAAMGVPITPTNNEESVLREDALWVTGLNKEIYKISGDEEDIKNTIFTKQACIPWMGEHYYYNMTETTPCTAEGIFPWFPLVDSGKLEGVGYLVVGKLDLISGRRDWFERPGEGAVKAIVPRGPQCLYDLARTVGIVTMHIYFTDQPWYIGCPLW, encoded by the exons ATGAATCGCCTATTGTTAGTATTGGCGGTAATTGCTCTTGGGTGCTCCGGCACAG AGGGCGCGCGGCTACGTGGACTTAGAG TAAAATTCAACATCGGCCTCCGCCCCGGCACAGACTTTTTCTTCGACGTGCCCCGCACAACTCTTAATGCTATCTTCAACGGCTGGAGTGTAACCCAAGGAACAGCTAACATTCCTAACTCCAACCTCACCTTGTACTGTGCTACAGACCGTATTCTGTGCGCTTTCTACGACACCACAGACAGAATCGCTGGTCTTCAAATTGCT CACGACCAAAGCGAGTTCTCAAATAACCCTTACGATTGGGCCACACAAGGTCACTCATTATGGACTCCCCCTGTCAGCTTCGGACAAAGGCGCAGAACTTACTGGGTCACCCAGATTTTCTTCATTTCCCCGG AAACCGCCGCAATGGGCGTACCAATAACTCCCACGAACAACGAAGAAAGTGTTCTGAGAGAGGACGCTCTCTGGGTGACTGGCCTTAACAAAGAGATTTACAAAATCTCCGGTGACGAGGAAGACATCAAAAATACCATTTTCACCAAACAAGCCTGCATCCCATGGATGG GTGAACACTACTACTACAACATGACCGAAACCACTCCCTGTACCGCGGAAGGAATCTTCCCATGGTTCCCTCTTGTCGACTCTGGCAAATTGGAAGGTGTTGGGTACTTAGTTGTTGGCAAATTGGATCTTATTAGCGGCAGACGTGATTGGTTCGAGCGACCCGGAGAAGGCGCTGTCAAG gcaATCGTACCCAGGGGACCTCAGTGCCTCTATGACTTGGCTAGGACCGTCGGAATTGTTACCATGCACATTTACTTCACTGACCAACCT